One genomic segment of Falco cherrug isolate bFalChe1 chromosome 13, bFalChe1.pri, whole genome shotgun sequence includes these proteins:
- the LOC129737318 gene encoding uncharacterized LOC128706665 homolog: protein MSLKTIWKDYKVLIVMAPSLALVHWGWFHIKSSPLFQVKTESFVPEPGIVAYVMQSNEKNKEK from the coding sequence ATGAGTCTTAAAACCATCTGGAAAGACTACAAAGTTCTGATCGTTATGGCACCTAGCCTTGCGCTGGTGCACTGGGGCTGGTTTCACATCAAGTCTAGTCCTCTCTTCCAAGTGAAGACAGAGAGCTTTGTTCCAGAACCTGGGATTGTGGCATATGTGATgcaaagcaatgagaaaaataaagaaaaatag